A DNA window from Anser cygnoides isolate HZ-2024a breed goose chromosome 21, Taihu_goose_T2T_genome, whole genome shotgun sequence contains the following coding sequences:
- the UBASH3B gene encoding ubiquitin-associated and SH3 domain-containing protein B isoform X1 has translation MAQRGQPAPHAMAAKEELYSKVIPRRNRQHRAGTIKHGSSLEILLSMGFPKARAQKALASTGGRSVQAACDWLFSHVGDPFLDDTLPREYVLYLRPTGPLAQKLSEFWQQSKQICGKNKAHNIFPHITLCQFFMCEDSKVDALTEALQATVMRWKCKFPAPLPLELYTSSNFIGLFVKEESAEVLKKFAADFAAEAASKADVHVEPHKKQLHVTLAYHFQTSHLPTLEKLAQNIDVKLGCDWVAAIFSRDIRFVNHETLQVIYPYTPQNDDELELVPGDFIFMSPVEQTSTSEGWIYGISLATGCSGLLPENYITKADECGTWVFHGSYSILNTTSSPSLQAFSDGALERRQQEDQGPGDTGPLTIICQNVQPLRISSQPGPQKRCLFVCRHGERMDVVFGKYWLSQCFDAKGRYMRSNLNMPHSLPQRSGGFRDYEKDAPITVLGCMQARLVGEALLETNTIVDYIYSSPSLRCVQTAHNILKGMQQENNLKIRIEPGLFEWTKWVSGNTLPAWIPPMDLAAATLSVDTTYRPHIPVSKLVVSESYDTYISRSYQVTKEIISECKGKGNNILIVAHASSLEACTCQLQGLSPQNSKDFVQMVRKIPYLGFCSCEELGDTGVWQLTDPPILPLTHGPTGGFNWRETLLQE, from the exons acaaaaaGCACTGGCGTCAACAGGTGGAAGAAGCGTTCAAGCAGCATGCGACTG GCTGTTCTCCCATGTGGGTGACCCATTCCTCGATGACACTCTGCCGCGGGAGTACGTCCTCTACCTGCGCCCCACCGGCCCCCTGGCTCAGAAGCTCTCTGAGTTCTGGCAGCAGTCAAAGCAGATCTGTGGGAAGAACAAAGCTCACAACATTTTCCCACATATCACCCTTTGCCAGTTCTTTATG TGCGAGGACAGCAAGGTCGACGCTCTCACTGAAGCTCTGCAGGCCACTGTGATGCGGTGGAAATGCAagttccctgcccctctgcctctGGAGCTCTACACGTCCTCGAACTTCATCGGGCTTTTTGTCAAGGAAGAAAGTGCTGAGGTGCTCAAGAAGTTTGCTGCAGACTTCGCTGCAGAGGCAGCCTCCAAAGCAG ATGTTCACGTGGAGCCCCACAAGAAGCAGCTCCACGTGACGCTGGCCTACCACTTCCAAACCAGCCACCTGCCCACGCTGGAGAAGCTGGCGCAGAACATCGACGTCAAGCTGGGCTGCGACTGGGTCGCTGCGATATTCTCCCGAGACATACGCTTCGTTAACCATGAG ACTCTGCAAGTGATCTACCCTTACACACCCCAGAATGACGATGAACTCGAGCTGGTCCCaggggattttattttcatgtccCCAGTGGAACAAACCAGTACAAGTGAGGGCTGGATTTATGGCATTTCCCTTGCAACTggctgctctgggctgctgcCTGAAAATTACATCACGAAGGCGGATGAATGCGGGACCTGGGTGTTTCACGG GTCCTACTCGATTCTGAATACTACATCTTCCCCGTCCCTTCAAGCTTTCAGCGACGGAGCTCTggagagaaggcagcaggaagACCAGGggcctggggacacggggccacTCACTATCATCTGCCAGAACGTGCAG ccGCTGAGAATAAGCAGCCAGCCAGGGCCTCAGAAGCGCTGCCTTTTCGTCTGCAGACACGGGGAGAGAATGGATGTCGTTTTTGGGAAGTACTGGTTGTCACAGTGCTTTGATGCCAAAG GAAGGTATATGCGTAGTAACCTGAATATGCCTCACAGCTTACCTCAAAGAAGCGGCGGTTTCAGGGATTATGAAAAAGACGCGCCAATCACCGTGCTGGGCTGTATGCAGGCAAGGCTTGTAG GTGAAGCCTTGCTAGAAACTAATACCATTGTAGACTACATCTACAGCTCCCCGTCCCTACGGTGTGTACAGACAGCACACAACATCTTGAAAG gTATGCAACAAGAGAACAACCTGAAAATTCGAATAGAGCCGGGCTTGTTTGAATGGACCAAGTGGGTCTCTGGGAACACACTACCTGCTTGGATACCTCCCATGGACTTAGCTGCAGCTACTCTAAGCGTTGATACAACCTACAG ACCTCATATTCCCGTCAGCAAGTTAGTGGTTTCTGAATCTTATGATACGTACATAAGTAGAAGCTACCAAGTAACAAAAGAAATCATCAGTGAATGTAAAGGCAAAG GAAATAACATCCTGATAGTGGCACACGCGTCCTCCCTGGAGGCTTGTACCTGCCAACTCCAAGGGCTCTCGCCACAGAACTCCAAGGACTTTGTACAGATGGTCCGAAAG ATTCCCTACTTGGGGTTTTGTTCATGCGAAGAACTCGGAGATACAGGTGTTTGGCAGCTTACAGacccccccatcctccccctCACACATGGACCAACTGGAGGCTTTAACTGGAGAGAAACCTTACTACAGGAATAG
- the UBASH3B gene encoding ubiquitin-associated and SH3 domain-containing protein B isoform X2 yields the protein MARRWRSCSPWASPKPGHKKHWRQQVEEAFKQHATGWLFSHVGDPFLDDTLPREYVLYLRPTGPLAQKLSEFWQQSKQICGKNKAHNIFPHITLCQFFMCEDSKVDALTEALQATVMRWKCKFPAPLPLELYTSSNFIGLFVKEESAEVLKKFAADFAAEAASKADVHVEPHKKQLHVTLAYHFQTSHLPTLEKLAQNIDVKLGCDWVAAIFSRDIRFVNHETLQVIYPYTPQNDDELELVPGDFIFMSPVEQTSTSEGWIYGISLATGCSGLLPENYITKADECGTWVFHGSYSILNTTSSPSLQAFSDGALERRQQEDQGPGDTGPLTIICQNVQPLRISSQPGPQKRCLFVCRHGERMDVVFGKYWLSQCFDAKGRYMRSNLNMPHSLPQRSGGFRDYEKDAPITVLGCMQARLVGEALLETNTIVDYIYSSPSLRCVQTAHNILKGMQQENNLKIRIEPGLFEWTKWVSGNTLPAWIPPMDLAAATLSVDTTYRPHIPVSKLVVSESYDTYISRSYQVTKEIISECKGKGNNILIVAHASSLEACTCQLQGLSPQNSKDFVQMVRKIPYLGFCSCEELGDTGVWQLTDPPILPLTHGPTGGFNWRETLLQE from the exons acaaaaaGCACTGGCGTCAACAGGTGGAAGAAGCGTTCAAGCAGCATGCGACTGGTTG GCTGTTCTCCCATGTGGGTGACCCATTCCTCGATGACACTCTGCCGCGGGAGTACGTCCTCTACCTGCGCCCCACCGGCCCCCTGGCTCAGAAGCTCTCTGAGTTCTGGCAGCAGTCAAAGCAGATCTGTGGGAAGAACAAAGCTCACAACATTTTCCCACATATCACCCTTTGCCAGTTCTTTATG TGCGAGGACAGCAAGGTCGACGCTCTCACTGAAGCTCTGCAGGCCACTGTGATGCGGTGGAAATGCAagttccctgcccctctgcctctGGAGCTCTACACGTCCTCGAACTTCATCGGGCTTTTTGTCAAGGAAGAAAGTGCTGAGGTGCTCAAGAAGTTTGCTGCAGACTTCGCTGCAGAGGCAGCCTCCAAAGCAG ATGTTCACGTGGAGCCCCACAAGAAGCAGCTCCACGTGACGCTGGCCTACCACTTCCAAACCAGCCACCTGCCCACGCTGGAGAAGCTGGCGCAGAACATCGACGTCAAGCTGGGCTGCGACTGGGTCGCTGCGATATTCTCCCGAGACATACGCTTCGTTAACCATGAG ACTCTGCAAGTGATCTACCCTTACACACCCCAGAATGACGATGAACTCGAGCTGGTCCCaggggattttattttcatgtccCCAGTGGAACAAACCAGTACAAGTGAGGGCTGGATTTATGGCATTTCCCTTGCAACTggctgctctgggctgctgcCTGAAAATTACATCACGAAGGCGGATGAATGCGGGACCTGGGTGTTTCACGG GTCCTACTCGATTCTGAATACTACATCTTCCCCGTCCCTTCAAGCTTTCAGCGACGGAGCTCTggagagaaggcagcaggaagACCAGGggcctggggacacggggccacTCACTATCATCTGCCAGAACGTGCAG ccGCTGAGAATAAGCAGCCAGCCAGGGCCTCAGAAGCGCTGCCTTTTCGTCTGCAGACACGGGGAGAGAATGGATGTCGTTTTTGGGAAGTACTGGTTGTCACAGTGCTTTGATGCCAAAG GAAGGTATATGCGTAGTAACCTGAATATGCCTCACAGCTTACCTCAAAGAAGCGGCGGTTTCAGGGATTATGAAAAAGACGCGCCAATCACCGTGCTGGGCTGTATGCAGGCAAGGCTTGTAG GTGAAGCCTTGCTAGAAACTAATACCATTGTAGACTACATCTACAGCTCCCCGTCCCTACGGTGTGTACAGACAGCACACAACATCTTGAAAG gTATGCAACAAGAGAACAACCTGAAAATTCGAATAGAGCCGGGCTTGTTTGAATGGACCAAGTGGGTCTCTGGGAACACACTACCTGCTTGGATACCTCCCATGGACTTAGCTGCAGCTACTCTAAGCGTTGATACAACCTACAG ACCTCATATTCCCGTCAGCAAGTTAGTGGTTTCTGAATCTTATGATACGTACATAAGTAGAAGCTACCAAGTAACAAAAGAAATCATCAGTGAATGTAAAGGCAAAG GAAATAACATCCTGATAGTGGCACACGCGTCCTCCCTGGAGGCTTGTACCTGCCAACTCCAAGGGCTCTCGCCACAGAACTCCAAGGACTTTGTACAGATGGTCCGAAAG ATTCCCTACTTGGGGTTTTGTTCATGCGAAGAACTCGGAGATACAGGTGTTTGGCAGCTTACAGacccccccatcctccccctCACACATGGACCAACTGGAGGCTTTAACTGGAGAGAAACCTTACTACAGGAATAG